One genomic segment of Oreochromis aureus strain Israel breed Guangdong linkage group 9, ZZ_aureus, whole genome shotgun sequence includes these proteins:
- the LOC116320871 gene encoding programmed cell death 1 ligand 1-like — protein MKRSRIMAGIKGLVFLVVLTFQWTHVTGDTEVSCIFMESCMLPCSYGGRDVVIHWIQVSTGDITVHSFYHNQDQLERQNQHFRGRTSLFNDQISTGNASLQLTKVEVQDEGKYKCYISTIDGNKESFINLKIDAQIQKVNIQQVGNIITCSSEGIYPKPELTWSTSPPSNITSKDITVQPTEQLLYNISSSLIVSDSETDLDYSCTISTRRNRKKATLFKPDPANDSPQSPNSNQLRATRGGIIGGLFVIAALAVLAVSAAVLCWSKKKDVSSALHTNQESTNTSDTKQAASFEQLLLSSNNYS, from the exons ATGAAACGGAGCAGGATCATGGCTGGGATCAAAGGTCTTGTGTTTTTGGTGGTCCTGACTTTCCAGTGGACTCATGTAACAGGAG ATACTGAGGTGTCCTGCATTTTCATGGAAAGCTGCATGTTACCGTGTAGCTATGGTGGCAGAGATGTAGTCATCCACTGGATTCAGGTATCAACAGGAGACATTACTGTCCACTCATTCTACCACAACCAAGATCAGCTGGAACGTCAGAACCAGCACTTCAGAGGCAGGACATCACTGTTCAACGACCAGATCTCCACAGGAAACGCCTCACTGCAGCTGACAAAGGTGGAGGTTCAGGATGAAGGCAAATACAAGTGCTACATCAGCACCATCGATGGAAACAAGGAGTCATTTATCAACCTAAAGATAGATG CTCAGATCCAAAAAGTCAACATTCAGCAGGTAGGAAACATcatcacctgcagctcagagggCATCTACCCTAAACCTGAACTCACCTGGTCCACCAGTCCTCCATCCAACATAACTTCCAAAGACATCACAGTCCAGCCGACTGAACAGCTTCTTTACAACATCAGCAGCTCTTTGATCGTTTCAGACAGTGAGACTGATTTAGACTACAGCTGCACCATCAGCACtcgcagaaacagaaagaaagcaactttatttaaaccag atcCAGCAAATGACAGTCCTCAGAGTCCGAATTCAAACCAGCTGAGAGCCACCAGAGGAGGGATCATTGGAGGACTTTTTGTTATAGCAGCATTAGCAGTATTAGCAGTATCAGCAGCAGTCCTGTGCTGGAgtaaaaaaaagg ATGTTTCCTCAGCTCTCCATACTAACCAAGA GTCAACCAATACATCTGACACCAAACAAGCAGCTTCCTTTGAACAACTGCTTCTGTCAAGTAACAATTACAGTTAA